Proteins encoded within one genomic window of Oryza brachyantha chromosome 7, ObraRS2, whole genome shotgun sequence:
- the LOC102711820 gene encoding protein EFFECTOR OF TRANSCRIPTION 2-like: MPAASAAVPARLKREDCPRTKHDSLFSPWNVLVGPSDWEDHAAGKEGVQRYRVLNLPENFPGLYELGVARASDEGIRARRNGPGGVVVVYLGQADNVRARLQQYGRTGSHLNAGSSLSSAGKAGMDPQVTGNGLFREVFARGYSMVFRCALMGNKQQAEKTEAQLLRVFDYAWNKLQNSSCRREEILIKLEQGAVNHRSSLLRRVQNFKQEMFREKAGIKISRNGPADVSSGIMKNMLPRIRTFVGFRPQLVNSGNDVDKEIGIHQKKTSGGNSCCNKQARKSEGYKVKKVDVMKRKTVPEQDSNTVCGVMLGDGSSCLEPPVQGRKRCELHKGRRLGRITINPKGSSYSYQVEIPSVESIPPLTENESKSDRAPQTGELLSKLLPATVKEPSRPRNSFEAKETETREAPIEKGTHETSGIINICEAKERDNSACNNKVVLGSKTCQLHNGCEEEQFDSFEKTDLLQNEEILHRMAGDKHCGEEICHAKSQSLENQPSGRMWFELIKLQNSTSTPSSKGLGCHRRVTPDVATMCGALTENGCCKTTPMAGRERCDEHEGIKVTDASSVPFSGSSGWPSICGARASDGSPCKNQPIAGRKRCPLHKGQRACRTPQSNE, translated from the exons ATGCccgcggcctccgccgccgtccccgcgaGGCTGAAGCGGGAGGACTGCCCTCGCACCAAGCACGACTCCCTCTTCTCCCCATGGAAT GTTCTTGTCGGGCCTTCGGACTGGGAGGACCACGCCGCCGGCAAGGAAGGGGTCCAGAGGTACCGGGTGCTCAACCTCCCGGAGAACTTCCCTGGCCTCTACGAGCTGGGCGTCGCGAGGGCTTCCGATGAAGGTATTAGGGCTCGGCGGAATGGACCcggtggcgtcgtcgtcgtgtaCCTCGGGCAGGCTGACAACGTCAGGGCGAGGCTCCAGCAGTACGGCCGGACAGGGTCGCACTTGAACGCCGGGAGCTCGCTGTCGTCCGCTGGCAAAGCGGGGATGGATCCGCAGGTGACGGGGAATGGGTTGTTCAGGGAAGTGTTCGCCAGAGGTTACTCCATGGTGTTTCGATGTGCTCTG ATGGGTAACAAACAACAAGCTGAGAAGACTGAAGCTCAGTTGCTGAGAGTGTTTGATTATGCATGGAACAAGCTTCAAAATAGTTCTTGTCGCCGTGAAGAAATACTTATCAAGTTAGAACAAGGAGCAGTCAATCATAGATCGTCTCTGCTTAGAAGAGTACAGAACTTCAAACAGGAAATGTTCAGAGAGAAAGCAGGTATAAAGATAAGCAGAAATGGGCCTGCTGATGTCTCATCCGgcattatgaaaaatatgctcCCAAGAATTCGTACATTTGTTGGCTTCAGACCTCAGCTAGTTAACTCTGGTAACGATGTTGACAAGGAAATTGGTATTCACCAAAAAAAGACCTCTGGAGGTAACAGTTGTTGCAACAAACAAGCACGTAAGTCTGAAGgatacaaagtaaaaaaagtcGATGttatgaaacgaaaaactgtGCCAGAACAAGATTCTAACactgtttgtggagtgatgcTGGGAGATGGCTCCTCTTGTCTTGAGCCTCCAGTACAAGGAAGGAAGCGGTGTGAATTACACAAAGGTAGAAGACTAGGAAGAATTACAATCAACCCTAAAGGCTCCTCTTATAGCTACCAAGTTGAGATTCCATCTGTTGAATCCATACCTCCACTAACTGAAAATGAAAGCAAGTCAGATCGTGCACCACAAACCGGTGAACTCCTCTCCAAACTTCTGCCTGCAACTGTGAAAGAACCATCAAGGCCAAGGAATAGCTTTGAAGCAAAGGAAACGGAAACCAGAGAAGCTCCTATAGAAAAGGGCACACATGAAACCTCTGGGATCATTAATATTTGTGAAGCAAAAGAACGTGACAACTCTGCCTGCAATAACAAAGTAGTTTTAGGAAGTAAAACATGTCAGCTGCATAATGGTTGCGAAGAAGAACAGTTTGATTCATTTGAAAAAACTGATTTGCTCCAGAATGAAGAAATACTCCACAGAATGGCAGGTGACAAGCACTGTGGAGAGGAGATCTGTCATGCTAAATCTCAGTCCCTAGAGAATCAGCCTTCCGGAAGAATGTGGTTTGAGTTGATCAAATTGCAGAATTCTACCAGCACACCGTCATCAAAAGGCCTAGGATGTCACAGAAGAGTAACTCCCGATGTAGCAACTATGTGTGGAGCGTTGACGGAAAATGGATGCTGCAAAACAACACCAATGGCAGGAAGAGAAAGATGCGATGAGCACGAAGGAATAAAGGTCACTGATGCTTCGTCTGTACCATTTTCGGGAAGCTCAGGATGGCCATCAATCTGTGGTGCTCGAGCATCGGATGGTTCTCCCTGTAAGAACCAGCCAATTGCAGGGAGAAAAAGATGCCCGTTGCATAAAGGCCAAAGAGCATGTCGGACCCCTCAATCGAACGAATAG
- the LOC102720161 gene encoding SUMO-activating enzyme subunit 2, with the protein MASSAAAASSSSEEAVKAAKVLMVGAGGIGCELLKTLALSGFRDIHIIDLDTIEVSNLNRQFLFRQSHVGQSKAHVARDAVLKFRPNINITSYHANVKDAQFNVDFFKQFNVVLNGLDNLDARRHVNRLCLAAEVPLVESGTTGFLGQVTVHVKGKTECYECQPKPVPKSYPVCTITSTPSKFVHCIVWAKDLLFAKLFGDKNQDNDLNVRSNESGTSKSDVFERNADEDLEQYARRIYDHVFGYNIEVALENEETWKNRRRPNPIYIHGTLPEEAIWQNGSSRDCNNQQQEPSAMVSLGLRNPQEIWNLADNSRVFLEALRLFFEKREKEIGNLIFDKDDQLAVEFVTAAANIRASSFGIPLHSLFEAKGVAGNIVHAVATTNAIIAGLIVIEAIKVLQGDYKRYRMTYCLEHPSRKMLLMPVEPFEPNKSCYVCSETPLLLEVNTKTTKLREVIDKIIKSKLGMNLPLVMIGSTLVFEDGDGLEEDEAANYALNLEKILAELPAPVINGTKITVEDFQQEFSCSINIKHRDEFDAEKEPDGMVLSGWSAPVEKQVTSNGGNQSVASSSGTDYPDGIVEDMSTKPGMKRKLDEILESKENCDASSSAQVVEDDDDDDIVMLDEDPKLAKKKRLQ; encoded by the exons ATggcttcctccgccgccgccgcctcctcctcctcggagGAGGCCGTCAAG GCGGCGAAGGTGCTGATGGTCGGGGCGGGAGGCATCGGATGCGAGCTGCTCAAGACGCTCGCGCTCTCCGGCTTCCGCGACATCCACATC ATTGACTTGGACACAATTGAAGTGAGCAATCTGAACAGACAGTTTTTATTTCGGCAGAGTCACGTTGGACAGTCAAAAGCCCAT GTTGCTCGTGATGCTGTTCTGAAATTTAGGCCAAATATCAATATAACATCATATCATGCAAATGTAAAGGACGCTCAGTTCAATGTTGACTTCTTCAAGCAATTTAATGTAGTTCTGAATGGCCTTGATAATTTGGACGCTAGACGACATGTTAATCGCCTCTGCCTTGCTGCTGAAGTTCCATTAGTGGAAAGTGGGACAACTGGGTTTTTGGGACAG GTTACTGTTCATGTCAAAGGTAAAACAGAGTGCTACGAATGTCAACCAAAGCCTGTCCCTAAGTCATATCCTGTCTGCACAATTACAAGCACTCCATCTAAG TTTGTTCACTGCATTGTTTGGGCAAAGGACTTGCTTTTTGCAAAGCTGTTTGGTGATAAAAATCAGGATAATGATCTTAATGTCCGTTCAAATGAAAGTGGCACTTCCAAATCAGATGTATTTGAAAGGAATGCAGATGAAGATCTTGAGCAATATGCTAGGAGAATTTATGATCATGTCTTTGGTTACAACATCGAAGTTGCCTTAGAAAATGAGGAAACCTGGAAGAATCGAAGAAGGCCAAATCCAATATACATCCATGGTACATTACCTGAAGAAGCTATTTGGCAAAATGGTAGCTCACGGGACTGCAATAATCAACAACAAGAACCATCTGCTATGGTTTCTTTGGGTCTTAGAAACCCACAGGAAATTTGGAACCTTGCTGATAATTCAAGGGTATTTTTGGAGGCACTAAgactattttttgaaaaaagggagaag GAGATAGGAAACTTAATATTTGACAAGGATGATCAGTTGGCTGTTGAGTTTGTTACTGCAGCAGCTAATATCAGAGCCTCCTCTTTTGGAATACCTCTGCATAGCCTTTTTGAAGCTAAAGGTGTTGCTGGGAACATAGTTCATGCAGTGGCAACAACAAATGCTATAATAGCTGGTTTAATTGTTATTGAAGCAATAAAAGTGCTCCAGGGTGATTACAAAAGATATAG AATGACATATTGTCTTGAACACCCTTCAAGGAAGATGCTCTTGATGCCTGTAGAGCCGTTTGAGCCTAATAAATCATGTTATGTCTGCTCAGAG ACCCCTCTTCTTCTGGAGGTTAACACAAAGACAACAAAACTGAGGGAGGTCAttgacaaaattataaaaagcaAACTTGGGATGAATCTTCCATTGGTAATGATTGGCTCGACGCTTGTTTTTGAGGATGGTGATGGCTTAGAGGAAGATGAAGCTGCAAATTATGCTTTAAACCTTGAGAAG ATCTTGGCTGAACTTCCAGCTCCAGTTATTAATGGTACAAAGATTACTGTTGAGGATTTCCAGCAGGAATTCTCATGCAGCATTAACATCAAGCACAG GGATGAGTTTGATGCAGAGAAAGAACCTGATGGAATGGTTCTATCTGGATGGTCTGCTCCAGTGGAGAAGCAAGTTACAAGTAATGGTGGTAACCAGtctgttgcttcttcttctggtACAGATTACCCTGACGGTATTGTTGAGGATATGTCCACTAAGCCTGGAATGAAGCGCAAGCTGGATGAGATATTAGAGTCAAAGGAAAATTGTGATGCATCCAGTAGTGCTCAAGTCGTCgaagatgacgacgacgacgatatTGTTATGCTTGATGAGGACCCGAAGTTAGCCAAGAAAAAGAGATTGCAATAG
- the LOC102711279 gene encoding A-kinase anchor protein 17A, whose protein sequence is MAAAATLRPTEPLPLPSGLSLAPRLKLLLTFFRADLSVRPVDEWQLKSALLAFLRDPPLSLPVLPDSDLSVRSLPDLHKRRREEPVASGVLHVRDLSFLRPRSRKGDGEAEGMSPEQEEEKYFQWRSSLVEKLAGIELNLEGVKFQMSVEIPPSDDFRAMKKSWENFYASELLSSRNPVRKIAKRPDTIILRGVPSRWFAETRISSKASTLVTHTIFSTLGKIRNLNISSDDEWGAKQDGSNKVIISGLNCKVWVQFENYDDFNSAVKALCGRSLEKEGSRLKVDYEVNWDREGFFRNAQYEPVRNNLEERDSLAQGRKKHHTSRIESDHRKRFRD, encoded by the exons atggccgccgccgccaccctccgGCCGACCGAGCCGCTCCCTCTCCCGAGCGGCCTCTCCCTCGCGCCTCGCCTCAAGCTTCTCCTCACCTTCTTCCGCGCCGATCTCTCCGTCCGCCCCGTCGACGAGTGGCAGCTCAAGTCCGCGCTCCTCGCCTTCCTCCGCGacccgcccctctccctccccgtgCTCCCCGACTCCGACCTCTCCGTGCGTAGCCTCCCCGACCTCCACAAGCGCCGGCGCGAGGAACCCGTCGCCTCAGGCGTCCTCCACGTGCGCGatctctccttcctccgccCCCGCAGCCGCAAGGGGGATGGCGAGGCCGAGGGGATGTCCCctgagcaggaggaggagaagtaCTTCCAGTGGAGGAGCTCCCTGGTCGAGAAGCTGGCCGGGATCGAGCTCAACCTCGAGGGGGTTAAGTTTCAGATGAGCGTCGAGATCCCGCCCTCCGATGACTTCCGGGCTATGAAGAAGTCATGGGAAAATTTCTACGCGTCTGAGCTCCTCAGTAGCA GGAATCCTGTGAGGAAGATAGCAAAAAGGCCGGACACCATTATTCTCCGGGGTGTGCCATCCAGGTGGTTTGCGGAGACGAGGATATCATCGAAGGCCTCCACGCTGGTTACGCACACTATTTTCTCGACACTTGGTAAAATAAG GAACCTAAATATTTCTAGTGATGATGAATGGGGAGCAAAACAAGATGGAAGCAATAAGGTGATTATATCTGGACTAAATTGCAAAGTGTGGGTGCAATTTGAAAATTATGATGACTTCAACAGTGCGGTGAAGGCATTATGTGGACGTTCGTTAGAGAAA GAAGGATCACGGTTGAAGGTAGATTATGAAGTAAATTGGGATCGTGAAGGTTTCTTCCGTAATGCCCAATATGAGCCTGTTCGGAACAATTTGGAAGAGAGAGATTCATTGGCTCAGGGAAGGAAGAAACATCACACATCGAGAATTGAGTCAGATCATAGAAAGAGATTTAGG GATTGA
- the LOC107304624 gene encoding uncharacterized protein LOC107304624, with protein MMFCGTGSFKDVDKAAAPEAVKKKKQAGGKKENPYASRGLDKFSTVLSELESRREKILRRVGSGAGEGGGGGHVMVRFVQSEGKGWVPVIVKLPPEEQEQQRRAGGKKRKQAASPTSSQSSTPPTSEPSSPREDVKVPAPAPAAGAVAPVRRKAAAVAGERWSWSWGKNVRPRHYMPFVAVLLLASLVVFGRVFAICCTSVWWYLVPILTTGRNGAGGEAHGARRATKAAVKVLGKKASDKKIAGEKPVAAPLLAPSHGKKGSSGVHELISPRSHPHGKKG; from the coding sequence ATGATGTTCTGCGGCACGGGCAGTTTCAAGGACGTCgacaaggcggcggcgccggaggcggtgaagaagaagaagcaggccGGTGGGAAGAAGGAGAACCCGTACGCGTCGAGGGGGCTCGACAAGTTCTCCACCGTGCTGTCCGAGCTCGAGTCGCGGCGGGAGAAGATCCTGCGCCgcgtcggcagcggcgccggtgagggtggtggcggcggccatgtCATGGTCCGGTTCGTGCAGTCGGAGGGGAAGGGGTGGGTCCCCGTCATCGTCAAGCTCCCGccggaggagcaggagcagcagcggcgggcggGAGGCAAGAAGCGGAAGCaggccgcgtcgccgacctcGTCGCAGTCGTCCACGCCACCGACGTCGGAGCCTTCCAGCCCCAGAGAAGACGTGAAGGTCccggccccggcgccggcggccggagcgGTAGCGCCGGTGAGGAggaaggccgccgccgtcgccggcgagaggTGGTCGTGGTCGTGGGGGAAGAACGTGCGGCCGCGCCACTACATGCCGTTCGTCgcggtgctgctgctggcgaGCCTGGTGGTGTTCGGCAGGGTGTTCGCCATCTGCTGCACCTCCGTCTGGTGGTACCTCGTGCCCATCCTGACGACCGGCCGtaatggcgccggcggcgaggcgcatGGCGCGAGGAGAGCGACGAAGGCCGCCGTCAAGGTTCTCGGCAAGAAGGCGAGCGACAAGAAGATCGCCGGCGAGAAGCCCGTGGCGGCGCCATTACTGGCTCCCTCACACGGCAAGAAGGGTAGTTCCGGCGTCCATGAGTTGATCTCGCCTAGAAGTCATCCACATGGGAAGAAAGGGTAG
- the LOC121054978 gene encoding uncharacterized protein LOC121054978, with protein MLQCQLPMAAAAPPRFFLAITRATSTTISLTPRAAAQNGRSRSRSRRHPKPKSVAFPPPPLRRLVSSSLRRLLPRPRPLTVGWFGLGGSSRRRRRATPAEELAALALSLALGDRLAVLADYWNASGVGQALGVWAAVSRRGGGRGPRGGLRRLAALLLGIAFCALVCHLRGASLVDALARTAGGRKLARIFLH; from the coding sequence ATGCTCCAATGCCAACtgcccatggcggcggcggcgccgccgcgcttcTTCCTCGCCATCACCCGCGCCACCTCCACGACCATTAGCCTCaccccccgcgccgccgcccagaacggccgcagccgcagccgtaGCCGTCGGCACCCGAAGCCCAAGTCCGTCGCgttccccccgccgccgctccgtcGCCTCGtgtcctcctccctccgccgcctcctcccgcgacCGCGCCCCCTCACCGTCGGATGGTTCGGGCTGGggggcagcagcaggaggaggaggagggcaacACCAGCGGAAGAGCTCGCGGCGCTGGCGCTCTCCCTGGCGCTCGGCGACAGGCTGGCGGTCCTCGCCGACTACTGGAACGCGTCGGGCGTGGGCCAGGCGCTCGGCGTCTGGGCGGCGGTgtcgaggagaggaggagggagggggccACGCGGTGGGCTCCGGCGGCTCGCGGCGCTCCTGCTCGGGATCGCCTTCTGCGCCCTCGTCTGCCATTTGAGGGGCGCCTCGctcgtcgacgccctcgcgagGACGGCCGGTGGCCGGAAGCTAGCGCGGATTTTTCtgcattga
- the LOC102719880 gene encoding GDSL esterase/lipase ACHE-like — translation MAPPCSAAVVAVVVAVMLPLVLQASVGAGSADCRFPAVFNFGDSNSDTGGLSATFGAAPPPNGRTFFGMPVGRYCDGRLVIDFIAENLGIPYLSAYLNSIGSNFTQGANFATAGSSIRRQNTSLFLSGFSPISLDVQSWEFEQFINRSQFVYNNKGGIYRQLLPKSEYFSQALYTFDIGQNDITTGFFMNMTPEQVIAYIPDLMERLTTIIQNIYGLGGRYFWIHNTGPIGCLRYAMSHRPDLAVVKDGAGCSVAYNKVAQLFNQRLKEAVASLRKTRPDAAFTYVDVYSAKYKLISEAKKLGFDDPQLPCCGDDNVGCGGKAEVNGTWVVGKSCDNPLRRVSWDGVHLTEAANRFVFDQIVAGKLSDPPVPLRQACQTGRGR, via the exons ATGGCGCCTCCGTGCTCAgcagcggtggtggcggtcgtcgtcgcggtgATGCTGCCGCTGGTGCTGCAGGCTTCAGTGGGCGCAGGCTCGGCGGACTGCCGCTTCCCGGCCGTGTTCAACTTCGGCGACTCCAACTCGGACACGGGCGGGCTGTCGGCCACcttcggcgccgcgccgccgcccaacgGCAGGACATTCTTCGGCATGCCCGTCGGCCGCTACTGCGACGGCCGCCTCGTCATCGACTTCATCG CTGAAAACCTGGGGATACCTTACCTCAGTGCGTACCTCAACTCAATAGGAAGTAACTTCACACAAGGTGCCAATTTCGCAACGGCCGGTTCGTCAATCAGAAGACAGAACAcatctctgttcctctctggTTTCAGCCCCATTTCCTTGGACGTCCAGTCCTGGGAGTTTGAACAATTCATCAACAGAAGCCAGTTCGTCTACAACAACAAAG GTGGCATATACAGGCAGCTCCTACCAAAATCCGAATACTTCTCTCAGGCGCTCTACACATTCGACATCGGCCAAAACGACATTACCACAGGCTTCTTCATGAACATGACCCCTGAGCAAGTCATAGCTTACATCCCCGATCTAATGGAAAGGCTCACGACAATAATCCAG AATATATATGGGCTCGGGGGAAGGTACTTCTGGATTCACAACACGGGGCCGATCGGCTGCCTGCGTTACGCCATGTCGCACCGccccgacctcgccgtcgtcaaggACGGAGCCGGCTGCTCCGTCGCCTACAACAAGGTCGCCCAGCTCTTCAACCAGAGGCTGAAAGAAGCCGTGGCCAGTCTCCGGAAGACCCGTCCTGACGCCGCGTTCACCTACGTCGACGTCTACTCCGCCAAGTACAAGCTTATTAGCGAGGCCAAGAAGCTCG GGTTCGACGACCCGCAGCTTCCGTGCTGCGGCGACGACAACGTCGGGTGCGGCGGGAAGGCGGAGGTGAACGGGACGTGGGTGGTGGGGAAGTCGTGCGACAACCCGCTCAGGCGGGTGAGCTGGGACGGCGTGCACTTAACCGAGGCGGCGAACAGGTTCGTGTTCGACCAGATCGTCGCCGGCAAGCTCTCCGACCCGCCCGTGCCTCTCAGGCAGGCGTGCCAGACCGGCAGGGGGCGGTGA